From a single Hypanus sabinus isolate sHypSab1 chromosome 7, sHypSab1.hap1, whole genome shotgun sequence genomic region:
- the LOC132397448 gene encoding protein argonaute-2-like isoform X1, translated as MGEVIGCRGSYRDGRGAGCRGGYRDRKGAGCRGGLQRQEGCRVQRGITETGRVQGAEGVTEMGGVQGAEGVTETGGVQGAEGVTVMGGVQGADGVTEMGGVQGAEGVTETGRVQGAEGDYRDRRGVGCRGSYRDGRGVGCRGSYRDGRGAGCRVGLQRQEGCRVQRELQRWEGCRVQRGLQRWEGCRVQRGLQRQEVCRVQRGLQRLEGCRVQRGITEIGGVQCARGVTEMGGVQGAEGVTEMGGVQGAEGVTEMGGVQGAEGVTEMGGVQGADGVTETGSVQGAEGVTEMGGVQGAEGDYRDRKCAGCRGGYRDRKCAGCRGGYRDGRGAGCRWGYRDGKCAGCRGGYRDGKGAGCRGGLQRQEGCRVQRGLQRQEVCRVQRGLQR; from the exons ATGGGAGAGGTAatagggtgtagagggagttacagagatgggaggggtgcagggtgcagagggggttacagagacaggaagggtgcagggtgcagagggggattacagagacaggaggggtgtagggtgcagagggggattacagagacaggaagggtgcagggtgcagagggggttacagagatgggaggggtgcagggtgcagagggggttacagagacaggaggggtgcagggtgcagagggggttacagtgatgggaggggtgcagggtgcagatggggttacagagatgggaggggtgcagggtgcagagggggttacagagacaggaagggtgcagggtgcagagggggattacagagacaggaggggtgtagggtgtagagggagttacagagatgggaggggtgtagggtgtagagggagttacagagatgggaggggtgcagggtgcagagtgggattacagagacaggaggggtgcagggtgcagagggagttacagagatgggaggggtgcagggtgcagagggggttacagagatgggaggggtgcagggtgcagagggggttacagagacaggaagtgtgcagggtgcagagggggttacagagattggagGGGTGCAGGGTGCAGAGGGGGATTACAGAGATTGGAGGGGTGCAGTGTGcaaggggggttacagagatgggaggggtgcagggtgctgagggggttacagagatgggaggggtgcagggtgcagagggggttacagagatgggaggggtgcagggtgcagagggggttacagagatgggaggggtgcagggtgcagatggggttacagagacaggaagtgtgcagggtgcagagggggttacagagatgggaggggtgcagggtgcagagggggattacagagacaggaagtgtgcagggtgcagagggggttacagagacaggaagtgtgcagggtgcagagggggttacagagatgggaggggtgcagggtgcagatggggttacagagatgggaagtgtgcagggtgcagagggggttacagagatgggaagggtgcagggtgcagagggggattacagagacaggaa gggtgcagggtgcagagggggttacagagacaggaagtgtGCAGGGTGCAGAGGGGGTTACAAAGATGA
- the LOC132397448 gene encoding protein argonaute-2-like isoform X2, with product MGEGAGCRGGLQRQEGCRVQRGITETGRVQGAEGVTEMGGVQGAEGVTETGGVQGAEGVTVMGGVQGADGVTEMGGVQGAEGVTETGRVQGAEGDYRDRRGVGCRGSYRDGRGVGCRGSYRDGRGAGCRVGLQRQEGCRVQRELQRWEGCRVQRGLQRWEGCRVQRGLQRQEVCRVQRGLQRLEGCRVQRGITEIGGVQCARGVTEMGGVQGAEGVTEMGGVQGAEGVTEMGGVQGAEGVTEMGGVQGADGVTETGSVQGAEGVTEMGGVQGAEGDYRDRKCAGCRGGYRDRKCAGCRGGYRDGRGAGCRWGYRDGKCAGCRGGYRDGKGAGCRGGLQRQEVCRVQRGLQRWEGCRVQRGLQRQEVCRVQRGLQR from the exons ATGGGAGAG ggtgcagggtgcagagggggattacagagacaggaggggtgtagggtgcagagggggattacagagacaggaagggtgcagggtgcagagggggttacagagatgggaggggtgcagggtgcagagggggttacagagacaggaggggtgcagggtgcagagggggttacagtgatgggaggggtgcagggtgcagatggggttacagagatgggaggggtgcagggtgcagagggggttacagagacaggaagggtgcagggtgcagagggggattacagagacaggaggggtgtagggtgtagagggagttacagagatgggaggggtgtagggtgtagagggagttacagagatgggaggggtgcagggtgcagagtgggattacagagacaggaggggtgcagggtgcagagggagttacagagatgggaggggtgcagggtgcagagggggttacagagatgggaggggtgcagggtgcagagggggttacagagacaggaagtgtgcagggtgcagagggggttacagagattggagGGGTGCAGGGTGCAGAGGGGGATTACAGAGATTGGAGGGGTGCAGTGTGcaaggggggttacagagatgggaggggtgcagggtgctgagggggttacagagatgggaggggtgcagggtgcagagggggttacagagatgggaggggtgcagggtgcagagggggttacagagatgggaggggtgcagggtgcagatggggttacagagacaggaagtgtgcagggtgcagagggggttacagagatgggaggggtgcagggtgcagagggggattacagagacaggaagtgtgcagggtgcagagggggttacagagacaggaagtgtgcagggtgcagagggggttacagagatgggaggggtgcagggtgcagatggggttacagagatgggaagtgtgcagggtgcagagggggttacagagatgggaagggtgcagggtgcagagggggattacagagacaggaagtgtgcagggtgcagagggggttacagagatgggaggggtgcagggtgcagagggggttacagagacaggaagtgtGCAGGGTGCAGAGGGGGTTACAAAGATGA